Genomic DNA from Misgurnus anguillicaudatus chromosome 18, ASM2758022v2, whole genome shotgun sequence:
GCCCATTAGTTGTATGGAACTCATCCCTGACCCCCCACCGAGGTACGCATACCAGTTATTTGTCCATTTACCAATTTTTTGTATGAGAGGCACCACCCCCATGTCCGCTGACCCATGACTTGTCCAATTGCTTATTATTGTTGTAAACACGAGAGACCAAATTTTAGATCGCACCCGATCTTCCGCATATTTGAGCTGTGACTAGAGCGCACCAAGATTAAGACGGGTGTGCAGGTCCCGTCAGCCTATCTCGTTCCTGTGCCGAGATAGAGGACTGACACGTGCATCCAAATGTTTTCCATTGGACAAATAATGGGTTTGTGtaaatgttttcctttaacctcAGTGATTTCTACCATTTTACAGCAACACGGGCGATGCCCAGATCACGGCAAGGTCACTTTCGCGCATGTGCAACACGTACACAAACCCgcgttttgtttttgaatgggAATAATGGGCATGTGCCGTGTTTTTTTGACCAAATTTTCAACCTCGCCCGATCTTCACCAAATTCGAACCGCGCATAGAGTGCCCCAAGATTAAGACGGGTGCGCAGGTCCCGGCTGCCTAGCTCATTCCTGTGCCTAGATAAAGGATTGACACAAGCATGCAAAATGTTTGCCATTGGATGAATAATGGGTTTGTGTACATTTTTTCCTTTAAACCGTCAGCGATTTCGACCGCATTACCGCAACACGGTCATTGCCCGGATTGCGACATGGTCATTTGCGCACACGTGCGACACATACACAAACCCAcagtttatttttaatgtgaatAATGGGCAAGTGTACGGCGGTATCTCCGCCCCGCAACGTCACCGCCCCGAGACGTGCGTTCCCACACATGGCCCGACCCCCTCTTCACGCGTGAGCAGTCTGAAGTTAATCTGGGAACATTTTAAATTTTGCCTTAAAAATAGACGTTATGCTCTTGTCTTTTTTTGACCTCACCTGATTTTCACCAAATCGAACCGCGCGTAGATCGCGTCAAGATTAAGGCGGGTTGCGCAGGTCCCAGCCGCCTTGCTCTTTCCTGTGCCAAGATAGAGGATTGACACCTGCATGCAAAACTTTTGCCATTGGACAAATAATGGgtttgtgtaattttttttcctttagaCCCTCAGCAATTTCGACGGCATTATCGCAACATGGTTGATGCCCGGAACGCGATTAGGTCACTTTCGCGCACATGCGACACGTGCACAAaccatgttttgtttttgaatgggAATAATGGGCAAGTGTACGGCCGTATCTCCGCCCCGCGACACATCATCGCCCCGAGACGCGCGTTCCCGTGCATGGCCCAACCCCCTCTTCTCGCATGAGCAGTTTGAGATAATCCGGGAATGTTTCATATTCAAGCACTGAATTTAAGCCTTTTTCACTGAATTTGAATGCCCGTAGCTCCGCCCCCAGAAGTGCCACGCCCTCAAACTTTTGTTTGTTGCATTTGTTGGACAGTACTGTTGCCATACTTTCCAAAAACCTACATACAAGTCTCTCCTACCTTCCCTGGCCAAGAAACAGAGCTCTGAAAACAATCTTTTTTTCACCAATTttcaaacacaaaaaaacactcCAAAACTTTTTCACCCATATTCAAATGCTTGTAGCTCCGCACCCGAAAGGGCCACCCCCTCGAACTTGGGCTCATTGGAAAGGTCTCATCCAGGGCTTTTCAACTAACCCACAAATCTCTCCAACTTTCCTCGGCCGAGAAAACGAGCTCTGAATACATGCCTTTTCATAAATTttcaaaaaggaaaaatatcgtAGAGACTTGTGAGTGGTGTTGTCGGAAAACTCTCTCTTCCCCCTTCAAAACGCCCATACCCTCATGTCTCTAGAATTTTCACACACAAAagatattgaggcaaaagtctAAAAGAGCctttttataacaaaaaaacccATTTCGGCCAAAAAAATGTTGTAAAGACTTGGGGGTGGTGTCATTTGAAAGGTCTCGTCGCATTTTCATGTAATTTGACAAACTTCCGGTTTAAGACCCACCCACTTCCAGTTCCATCcgaatacaaatacagataccaAAACCAAAATTTTCAGAttgttacagatacaaatactgactcCACTGCACACATCTAAGCCCAGTCCCGGGGCTCCTTCCCCGTTCAAGGGACGAACGTTTCGAACTTGGGGGGTATTTCCTGAGCTCTGAACCCTCGCCCCAGGAAAGCACGTCAAACACGCATATCAGCATTGTCAGTGGGGCGAACTcgtaaatgtgtttatttctgAAGGGTCctgaaaaaacataaatttttgGTGTTTTTGTGTGAGGACTGAGACATGAATGAGTCTAACTCAACATTGACAAATGTGACAACAGGCATGTAACAAACATTTCAGGAAACTAACAAATCATTGGATTGCTTAAATAATGAGCAGCATAAAATATgattttctctttttataatTTGACGTCAAAGTTAACAGTGGGCTTAAAGGGTACACTTACCCTATTATTGaattattactttatttaagtatGATTAAACAGTTATCTCCTCTGAATACTTTTGAATTAAACATCAACTTGGGTTTAAATGTCTCAAATCACAAAACATACAGACTACAGAGGTCTGACGTTAAAAGACaagttaaaaacataaacatttcagATCTAAAACTGTCAGGAACTTTTTGCTTAATGTGTTGTTTAAATCCTCTTGTTTATTTATACAGTCACTGGTTGGTATTTATCAATTATATTCATTCAAATGTCAGAGTATCTGAATGACTGAATCCACAGATATAAGTGAATATGAGAGTCTTAAAGGCCTTCTGGAAGCAAggataaaaaaatccatagatcAAAGGATTACAAGTTGAGTTAAAATATGCAAACCAAACTAAAGCCTCAAAAACATCAGCTGGGGTCACAAAATTAAAGAAAGGATTAACAGAAGCAGCAATAGAAAAAGGCAGCCAGCAGATAAAGAAAACGCCCATAACAAGAGCCAGAGTTTTAGCtgcttttctttctctgtgtgcAGAGCTTTGACTGTTAACACCTGTGGTGGTCACAGACACTTTCTCTGACAAAACCTTTGCATGTTTTTTCACAACATTGAATATGATGATATACAGAGAGCTCATTATAGTTCCTGGAATAATAAATACCAAAATAAAACTAATTAGTCCCCATTCTTTGTTAATAGACACAGCACAGGCACCAAAACAAgacatttgtaatatataagCTTCAAGACCAACAGCATTCACCCCTGAAAACACAATGCTAAAGTTGTACACAAATGAAAAGATCCATGTAAAGGTGATGCATACAGTCACAGTGTTGTTTGTGATCCTCATTTTGTACCTCAGAGGGTCACAGATGGCCAAGTATCTATCAATAGATATTAAACTAAGATGTATTAAAGAAGAGAAACAGAGGGTTATGTTCAAGCTAGAGTGAATTTTACAAACAACATCTCCCAAAAACCAGCAGCCCTCGACAGATCGCATCATACTGTAGGGCATCACCAGTAAACCCAGCAGACAGTCACACACAGCCAATGACTGAACGATCAGATGAGTTGGAGACTGAAGCTGTTTGAAGTGAGAGATGGAGATGATGATCAACAGATTCCCAAAAACTGTCATGAGGATCATGAGTGAAATGAAAGCGTACATTGCAACTTTAACAACAGTAAGACGATGAGCTCGAGGACAAGAGTCTGAATGTGAAGGATAACACTGAAGAATATTCTCAGTCTCATTGAAAGACATTGCGTATGCCTGAACATCTGACAGGACTTTCTTTGTAGTTGTTAACAGGTAGACAATTATTACCTAAagtttaaacaaaatcattttataAATTACAACTCTAAAGAAACATGAACATAAATACAGTACATGCCCATTCAATCTAACTCctccaaaataaacttgatatAGCTCAGATGTGTTCATTTATACACATCATGTCAGGTCTCAACCCCTCCCCAGCTGTATACGTAACTAACTGATACACAAACATTGTGACTCATAAGATTAGAATAATTTGATGTTATCTGATATTATCTGTGACTTGATCTAATAGTCAAATCAGACAATATTTTGTATCCTTCAAAATGGGGTTTGTGAAAGTCTTATAATTTTCTGGCTCCCCCTTGCTATGTGTTaataagattaatgttaataatgtagggcaatatattaatttttaatagaaaaaaaagatttaaggGAAATGTCTATTATTTAATACTAAAATCTAAGTTTAGGTGTTTATCATAAATATTGATatagtttattaataataaagtgtGATAAAATGCAAGATTTATctcttatttaaaaatatattaatgtatattatataatatataattaagATTTTTTATGTATGAAGTCAAAAGTCTGGCATGGGCTTAATGTAACGATCCCCCTGTCATCTGCCCTCACTTTTCAGACTTCACTTCCTATCGTCCTTTGCACCCCATCATCCATCATTTATTAATGTCATCAGATGTTCACAAATATCTGGACTCTGTATATATACACTCTATTGTCTTTGTTAATGGTTGGTTCTCGTCTATGTAACATTTGTGTATggcatgactgtgttacatttTCCTGTGTTTAACCTGctaaagattattaaaacttCTACATTGTACATTGTGTTTGAAATCAGGCACGCTGCATGGTCTGATTGGTTTATGACATTAAATAACCACAAGATAATATGCTTTCGAATCTCTCATGGTTAATGTCATAAACTAATCGGACTGCACAGCGCGAATGATGATGGATCGTTTGGGATGCAGTCACACACAGCTGTATGTATTTGTGCTGCACGTATCAGAATCAGTGACAGTTGAAGTTTCACACTCAGGCACGGTTCGCAAGCAGACCCGAGACCACCTCTGCAAAGTCCACCAGAGTATTTTGCCACCTCAATGTTGCTGTCCTCTCATCATGAGGGGGGCCTGTCTTCATCCTCGTTGACTCTTGTTCGTGTCTGCCTCCAGTGGCgactggtgacttctttttttgaagtgcacgatgcgaagttcgtcacaacatgtatatagcttgtcatgtgtgtggttcgtcatttcaaaatatgtgttctgcgctttgagagattgtgtgtgcaccacgtgtcatgccaaaataagtgcctgcgtgtgccagatactcgcacgatctcatgcgtaatcagagtgtactgttaagggagtgtgttgtgtgtatttaGGGAActtgagtgtctcttttatcataaaccgttTTGACGTGTCttcagcaggcacttattttgacaaaacatgtgatgcacacaggatctctccacacgcatgacacatattttggaaaagagaaccacacacatgacaatccgaacacttattttgaattaggaagagcagtcacgagtcgCCACTGATCACCTCATTCGTCACATGTTCTCAAAAGTCTCTCACAATGAGAGGACAGCAAATTCTTGGAGGTGGCAACGTATATAGAAGAAAACAATGAGCAGCAGATCACCATAAAgcagtggtcaccaatcctggtcctgcagggccggtgtctctgcggagtttagctccaaccctaatcaaaccttaattagctgcttcaggtgtgtttgattagggtcccTGGGCAAGGCAAGCCCCTGACTGGAAGGATACACTAATAGTTCTTAGTTATCTACAGGAGCGAAATGCGTTCAGCAGTTACCAAGGTCTGAGGAACATTGCCATGGGGGAGCATGCTCTTTCCAACGTCAACGTTGATAATGCATGGTCTGTTGGCACTGTCATCCTGAAGTCAGTGGATGGACAAACACCTGGCGACTATACTTTCAAGAGGAAGGATCAAGCTGTTACTCTTGGCGTTAGGACTTCTGTGAGGAATAATGGAAAAGAAATTCAAGTTGATCCACAGCTTCTCTTCCAGAGACCGGTGATTGTGGCACAGAATTATGATGTACAAGACTGTGATGTACTGTGTTGCTTATTTCACGAAGTAAAGAAGCATTCCCTTGCTGATGCCATCTGAAAACTTGTTGGGACAGATGTTTTAGCAGAAAATGTGGTCAATGGCAGTCAGTATAACTTGGATGGTGGAGCACTTCTTTACTGAACTCCATGGTCCCAGGGATCTACTTACAAAGGCATATGTCACACCAGAGAAGGTCAAAAGGGAGGATTGGCACTACAGTGACATTTACAGCTGACATGACGTTCACAACGAAGAAGGAatactagagtgggaaattacgacagttgcaagtatttgTGTTCTCCTTTCAAACAAAGAATGGgaacaaaaacacagaaaatgcatagagcggctttaataccaagtgtaaacagcccttATGACTGCAGTGCCAGAGAGCAATGTGGCACAGGTGCCTTGGTCAAGAACACCTCAGTTGCAACCTGCCGGCACTGAGACTTGAACCGACAACTCTTGGGTTGCCCgactctctaaccactaggctacaaCTGTCCATAACATCCCAGTATGGAGAGATCACAGTAGCAAAACGAATcgaaaataaaaatacttaacaaaataaataacaaaaaatttattGTTTGTATTTCCCATGCTTTATTTTTGTCTCTCTCTTTTAGTAAGGCTATGGTTTAACCCTTAGATCAGCTGTGTGTGCTAGCttttaaaactcatcttttaatttaaacaaattatataaaatgaaGTACTGTCtgttcttaaaaaaaacaatattcatttttttatttgatgtaaTATTAATGCATATATGAAATAAATGACTGACACTTGcggaaatgtgtttatttctgAAGGGTcctgaaaaatataaattttggGTGTCTTTGTGTGAAGACTAAGACAGCATCCACATAAATGAGTCCAACTGAACATTGCCAAATTTTATAATTTGACCTCAAAGTTAACAGTGGTCTTAAAAGGTACACTTACCCTATTATTGAATCATGACtttatttgtgtattatttAACAGTTGTCAGTTCCTCTAAATACTTTTGTATTAAACATCAACTTGGGATTAAATGTCTCAAATCACAAAACATACAGACTACAGAGGTCGGACATTAAAAGAcaagttaaaaacatttgtaataTACATCTCAGATCTAAAACTGTCTGGCACTTTTTGCCCAAATCctcttgtttatttattcagtaACCGGTTATTATTTATCTTCAGAAACTGTATTTATTCAAATGTCAGAGTATCTGAATGATTGAATCCACAGATATAAGTGAATATGAGAGTCTTAAAGGCCTTCTGGAAGCGAGGATAGAAAAATCCATAGATCAAAGGATTACAAGTTGAGTTAAAATATGCAAACCAAACTAAAGCCTCAAAAACATCAGCTGGGGTCACAAAATTAAGGAAAGGATTAACAGCAATGGTAATAGAAAAAGGCAGCCAGCAAATAAAGAAAACGCCCATAACAAGAGCCAGAGTTTTAGCtgcttttctttctctgtgtgcAGAGCTTTGACTGTTCACACCTGTGGTGGTCACAGACACTTTCACTGACAAAACCTTTGCGTGTTTTCTTACAACATTGAATATGCTGATATACAAAGAGCTCATTATAGTTCCTGGAATAATAAATGCCAAGATAAAACAAGTTAGTCCCCATTCTTTGTTTGAAAGGAGAACACAGCCACCAAAACAAGACATCTGTAATATAAAAGCTTCAAGACCAACAGCAATCACCCCTGAAAACACAACAGAAAAGCTGTACACAAATGAACAAATCCATGTAAAGGTGATACATACAGTCACAGTGTTGTTTGTGATCCTCATTTTGTACATCAGAGGGTCACAGATGGCCCAGTATCTATCAATAGATATCAAACTAAGATGTATTAAAGAAGAGAAACAGAGGGTTATGTTCAAGCTAGAATGAATTTTACAAATAACATCTCCCAAAAACCAGCAGCCCTCGACAGATCGCACCATACTGTAGGGCATCACCAGTAAACCCAGCAGACAGTCACACACAGCCAATGACTGAACGATCAGATGAGTTGGAGACTGAAGCTGTTTGAAGTGAGAGATGGAGATGATGATCAGCAGATTCCCCAAAACTGTCATGAGGATCATGAGTGAAATGAAGGCATATATTGTCACTTTAACAACAGTGAGACGATGAGCTCTAGGACAAGAGTTTGGATGTAAAGGATAACACAGGAGAATATTCTCAGTCTCATTGAAAGACATTGCTTCTGCCCGAAAATCTGACAGGACTTCATTTGTAATTGTTAACAGGCAAACAATTATAACCCAAAGTTTAAACagaatcattttaaaatgacaaagaaaCATGAACATAAATACAGTACATGCCCATTCAATCTAACTCCCCAAATGAACGTGATATAGCTGAGATGTGTTCATTTATACACATCAGGTCAGGTCTAAACCCCTCCCCAGCTGTATACGTAACTTACTGATACACAAACAGTGTGACTCATGAGATTAGAATAATTTGATGTTATCTGATATTAGCTCTGACTTAATCTGGTAGTGATGATAGACAATATTTTGTATCGTTCAAAATGGGGTTTGTGAAAGTCTTATAATTTTCTGGCTCCCCTTGCTATGTGTTaataagattaatgttaataatGTAGGGCAATATATTAATGTTTTTACTGCACGTAAAAACATAAATTGACAGCTTTCACCAGACTAAAGAAATTAgtgtaaatatttgttttattaaacaaaatatagtGTTATCAAGTATACTAAATAATGTTTCTTCATATGTATAAGCATaaaaaatccttcacaaaatggattacatgttaatgctgTTCTGTTACTGTCTGTCCTTTCAGTTGCTTGGTACAAAATATCTAAATTTATCCAGTAACAATGTCTGAAAAATATGAAGGGAACAGTTCAAAATGCAGTCATCTCTAAATCTGCAAAACACACATTAATTTCTACATAACAACTTAAAAGGAAAACTAAAGTGCTCTTTTCTGCTAAACTGAGATCTTAATCAATGAATACAAACCTCTCTGGCTTAAACAAATCctatcacgttacatttattcTCATTTATTCTCTGTACTTAACTAAATGTaatgttgaacactctcttctGTGCTTCGAGTTGCACTGGTAAAATATCCTCATCAATATCAGTCAGAAACACAAACAGGCCAAACTAAACTGCCAGTGTTGGAAAAATGAAAAAGTGCAGGAAAACATTTCTCTCTTAATTTGTACCGTTCCTTCAAGTCTATAGAAATTTAAATAAgctcaaatgaaaaataaataaagtaggCTGAACTAAGTTgaacttaaaggacaagttcggtattttacacttaaagccctgttttcagattgtttatgatgaaatagaacggttttgactgaaatttcgacatattcggctgcccagagaatttttgggtgtttgtgtttcagctcctacctttacaatgggtttaatggtgcactggaacaatccttcctaaaatggattaaactttcgtttacaaagacgtgaaactcaccga
This window encodes:
- the LOC129429954 gene encoding trace amine-associated receptor 3-like, with amino-acid sequence MSFNETENILQCYPSHSDSCPRAHRLTVVKVAMYAFISLMILMTVFGNLLIIISISHFKQLQSPTHLIVQSLAVCDCLLGLLVMPYSMMRSVEGCWFLGDVVCKIHSSLNITLCFSSLIHLSLISIDRYLAICDPLRYKMRITNNTVTVCITFTWIFSFVYNFSIVFSGVNAVGLEAYILQMSCFGACAVSINKEWGLISFILVFIIPGTIMSSLYIIIFNVVKKHAKVLSEKVSVTTTGVNSQSSAHRERKAAKTLALVMGVFFICWLPFSIAASVNPFFNFVTPADVFEALVWFAYFNSTCNPLIYGFFYPCFQKAFKTLIFTYICGFSHSDTLTFE
- the LOC129429959 gene encoding trace amine-associated receptor 4-like, producing MSFNETENILLCYPLHPNSCPRAHRLTVVKVTIYAFISLMILMTVLGNLLIIISISHFKQLQSPTHLIVQSLAVCDCLLGLLVMPYSMVRSVEGCWFLGDVICKIHSSLNITLCFSSLIHLSLISIDRYWAICDPLMYKMRITNNTVTVCITFTWICSFVYSFSVVFSGVIAVGLEAFILQMSCFGGCVLLSNKEWGLTCFILAFIIPGTIMSSLYISIFNVVRKHAKVLSVKVSVTTTGVNSQSSAHRERKAAKTLALVMGVFFICWLPFSITIAVNPFLNFVTPADVFEALVWFAYFNSTCNPLIYGFFYPRFQKAFKTLIFTYICGFNHSDTLTFE